The SAR324 cluster bacterium genome includes a window with the following:
- a CDS encoding CBS domain-containing protein, producing MAKIEEILQTEVLKNLELDKIVKVPKSMSMRDTITKLNDSRIQTALVTENDKTVGILTQSHVVQKMALGNEASLSQSVESVMFPITGKLTANSTLAEAMSHLKSHRQKSLPVIDDQGNTVGVVSYKTLVRFIAARFSDKVYNLPPNLHQTSMAKEGA from the coding sequence ATGGCAAAAATTGAAGAAATTCTGCAAACAGAAGTGCTGAAAAACCTGGAACTGGACAAAATTGTGAAGGTTCCCAAATCCATGTCGATGCGTGACACGATCACCAAGCTCAACGATTCCCGAATTCAGACAGCGCTGGTGACTGAAAATGACAAAACGGTTGGCATATTGACACAAAGCCATGTCGTTCAAAAAATGGCTTTGGGGAATGAGGCCTCGCTGTCTCAGTCTGTAGAAAGTGTGATGTTTCCCATCACAGGTAAATTGACGGCGAATTCAACGCTGGCTGAAGCGATGAGCCACTTGAAATCGCACCGGCAGAAATCGTTGCCGGTTATTGACGATCAGGGCAACACCGTTGGAGTTGTTTCATACAAAACACTGGTGCGTTTCATTGCCGCACGGTTCTCAGACAAGGTTTATAACCTGCCCCCCAATTTACATCAAACCAGTATGGCCAAAGAAGGGGCCTGA
- a CDS encoding LysR family transcriptional regulator, which translates to MKYPLRNIDLNLLVSLQVLLEEQNVSKAAKQLGISQSAMSRTLARLRELMNDPLFIRASKGLIPTPRAEEIRVQLLDTLQSVDKIIKQPNFSPATATGTIKIATMDFASFPILSDIYIKLHSMAPQIQIEVVNWTVHTLKELEQNSIDIAIGVLFNSPLGIYQTHLFQDHLVGIVRKDHPILSSDLALNDYLGYQHILTMVIGAGKGLIDMGIENKGLRRQVAIKVPNFSTSFDITSKSDLILTAPSILAQTYKAHGKIAYFELPFQAQLLNFSLVWHERRKFDSMHQWLRSTLKSELNRINFKDGPFWIPQV; encoded by the coding sequence ATGAAATATCCTCTTCGAAATATTGACCTCAATTTACTGGTAAGTTTACAGGTACTCCTGGAAGAACAAAATGTCAGTAAAGCCGCTAAACAGTTAGGAATCAGTCAATCTGCCATGAGCAGGACATTGGCCAGACTGCGGGAATTAATGAATGATCCGTTATTCATCCGTGCGTCCAAAGGCTTAATTCCAACGCCCAGAGCTGAAGAAATAAGAGTTCAATTATTAGACACGCTTCAATCTGTAGACAAAATCATTAAGCAACCGAATTTTTCCCCTGCAACCGCAACGGGCACAATCAAAATCGCAACCATGGATTTCGCCAGTTTTCCGATATTATCCGATATCTACATCAAGCTGCATTCAATGGCTCCTCAAATTCAAATAGAAGTTGTGAACTGGACCGTTCATACACTGAAAGAGTTGGAGCAAAATAGCATTGATATTGCGATTGGCGTCCTGTTTAATTCGCCGCTCGGGATTTACCAGACGCATTTGTTCCAAGACCATTTGGTCGGCATTGTCAGAAAAGATCATCCGATTTTGAGTTCTGATTTAGCGTTAAACGATTATCTGGGCTATCAGCATATCCTGACTATGGTGATCGGTGCGGGCAAGGGATTGATCGATATGGGAATTGAGAACAAAGGTTTGCGGCGACAGGTAGCCATCAAGGTACCTAATTTTTCCACTTCGTTTGACATCACTTCTAAAAGTGACCTGATCTTAACCGCTCCAAGTATTTTAGCCCAAACCTATAAAGCCCATGGAAAGATCGCCTATTTTGAACTTCCATTTCAGGCCCAACTACTGAATTTTTCTTTAGTATGGCATGAACGAAGAAAATTTGATTCTATGCATCAGTGGTTGAGAAGTACATTAAAAAGTGAATTAAACAGGATCAACTTTAAAGATGGCCCTTTTTGGATTCCCCAAGTGTGA
- a CDS encoding Ig-like domain-containing protein translates to MTFTPYESLASGQTYTVTLTIGIMDICGNPVASDYSWSFTTSAN, encoded by the coding sequence GTGACATTCACCCCTTATGAATCGCTTGCATCTGGACAAACCTACACAGTAACCTTAACAATCGGCATTATGGACATCTGCGGGAATCCTGTCGCCAGTGATTATTCCTGGAGTTTTACCACTTCAGCCAATTGA
- a CDS encoding molybdopterin-dependent oxidoreductase, with translation MSHSVSTTQTVSHRTACILCPENCGLVIDTLDGKFVKVLGDKNHPTSQGYMCQKPTRLNYYQNHEDRLTQPLKRQEDGSFVEISWDQAIREIADKLNHLRDTYTGRSLAYYGGGGQGNHLGGVYSTALRAAMDTRYLYGSLAQEKTGGFWVNGKLFGRQNIHPTEDVEHAEISIFIGTNPWQSHGFHHARKTLNEIKKDPTRKIVVIDPRKTETAEMADLFIQVKPGKDAYLMTALLAILVRDNLVDHDFIREKTTGYETVAKYLSTVPIARFAIYSGTDEATLSGLARDISTASSVTVRTDLGLEQSRHSTLNGYLSRLIFLITGNFGRKGCHNLHTSFIPVIGHSDEPEVNKKVWKTQVTGMKEIAKIFPPNILPAEIDTDHPNRIRGLFVDSSNPVTTAADTNAYRKAFKKLELLVVIDVALTETAELAHYVLPASSQFEKWEAAFFNLGFPTNHFHLRKPIVPATPGTLPEPEIYRRLVVAMGKIPASFPELKAIAKLDRKFPKLKLFPLALKAFLALKPKLRPYFTIILAETLGEALPDQAKAAAVFWGAAQIYAKQHKEAIQRAGIIDQGNGLGDALFEKILHSPSGTNISVHNYEDQWKWIKHPDGKIHLCIEEMFEEMGRLENEIQLDLHSKKDFPFLLSAGGRRTYNANAIYRDPEWRKSEKEGALYIHSDDANMLGLKTGDPVICESKVNSMTVVVEVNDSTQPGYVMLPHGYGLRFPLKGTKQRGSQGPVINHLTSSDHCDELAKTPFHKNVPVRLKAVSNL, from the coding sequence ATGAGCCATTCAGTATCGACAACCCAGACGGTTTCTCACCGAACCGCTTGCATTTTATGTCCGGAAAACTGTGGTTTGGTGATTGATACACTAGACGGAAAATTTGTCAAAGTTCTCGGGGATAAAAATCACCCGACATCCCAAGGATACATGTGTCAGAAACCCACCAGATTGAATTATTATCAAAACCATGAGGATCGCTTGACTCAGCCGTTAAAACGACAGGAAGATGGTTCTTTCGTGGAAATTTCATGGGATCAGGCTATCAGGGAAATCGCGGATAAACTAAACCACTTACGAGATACGTATACAGGTCGTTCATTGGCTTATTATGGTGGCGGTGGACAGGGAAATCATTTAGGGGGCGTTTATTCTACAGCCTTGCGAGCCGCCATGGACACCCGGTATCTCTATGGCTCTTTGGCTCAGGAAAAAACAGGTGGCTTCTGGGTCAATGGAAAACTGTTCGGGAGACAAAACATCCATCCCACTGAGGATGTGGAACATGCTGAAATTTCAATTTTCATTGGAACCAACCCCTGGCAATCTCATGGTTTCCATCATGCCAGAAAAACATTGAATGAAATTAAAAAAGATCCCACTCGAAAAATTGTCGTGATTGATCCAAGAAAAACAGAAACGGCTGAAATGGCGGATCTATTCATTCAGGTCAAACCGGGAAAAGACGCCTATCTCATGACCGCGTTATTAGCCATTTTAGTCCGTGACAATTTAGTAGATCATGATTTTATTAGAGAAAAAACAACTGGCTATGAAACGGTTGCCAAGTATCTGAGTACCGTTCCCATAGCCCGATTCGCAATTTATTCAGGAACCGATGAGGCAACATTATCTGGTTTGGCCAGGGATATCTCAACAGCATCCAGTGTGACAGTGAGAACCGATCTGGGCCTGGAACAGAGCCGACACAGCACTTTAAATGGTTATCTTTCCAGGTTGATATTTCTAATAACCGGAAATTTTGGAAGAAAAGGATGTCACAATCTCCACACTTCTTTTATTCCGGTGATTGGCCATTCAGATGAACCTGAGGTCAATAAAAAAGTATGGAAGACACAAGTCACAGGGATGAAGGAAATTGCCAAAATTTTTCCACCTAATATCCTACCCGCTGAGATCGACACAGACCATCCCAATCGAATACGGGGTCTGTTTGTGGATAGTTCCAATCCAGTGACAACAGCGGCAGATACTAACGCGTATCGCAAAGCTTTTAAAAAACTGGAACTGTTGGTGGTCATTGATGTTGCTTTAACAGAAACCGCAGAACTTGCTCATTATGTGCTTCCAGCGTCTTCCCAATTTGAAAAGTGGGAGGCTGCGTTTTTTAATTTAGGGTTTCCCACCAATCACTTTCATTTAAGAAAACCCATTGTTCCCGCAACGCCGGGAACGCTGCCAGAGCCGGAAATCTATAGAAGATTAGTTGTTGCAATGGGAAAAATTCCGGCTTCATTTCCCGAATTAAAGGCCATTGCCAAGCTGGATCGAAAATTTCCAAAACTTAAATTATTTCCCCTTGCACTGAAGGCCTTTCTAGCGCTAAAGCCCAAATTGCGGCCCTACTTCACGATCATTCTTGCGGAGACATTAGGGGAGGCTTTGCCGGATCAGGCAAAAGCCGCCGCGGTTTTCTGGGGTGCCGCACAGATCTATGCCAAACAACATAAAGAGGCAATTCAACGTGCTGGTATTATTGATCAGGGAAACGGCCTTGGAGACGCGCTGTTTGAAAAAATTCTTCATAGTCCGTCAGGCACAAATATCAGTGTTCATAACTACGAAGACCAATGGAAATGGATCAAGCATCCTGATGGTAAAATCCATCTATGCATTGAAGAAATGTTTGAAGAAATGGGACGCTTGGAAAATGAAATCCAATTAGACCTTCATTCCAAGAAAGACTTCCCTTTTCTGCTGAGTGCCGGAGGCCGTCGAACTTATAACGCAAACGCCATTTATCGAGATCCGGAATGGAGGAAAAGTGAAAAGGAAGGCGCTCTGTATATCCATAGTGATGACGCAAACATGTTGGGACTTAAAACAGGGGACCCTGTGATCTGTGAGTCGAAAGTAAACTCCATGACAGTCGTTGTTGAAGTGAATGATTCAACTCAGCCGGGATATGTGATGCTACCTCATGGCTATGGCTTGCGTTTTCCCCTCAAAGGAACAAAGCAACGCGGCTCTCAAGGTCCAGTGATTAATCATTTAACCTCCAGCGATCACTGTGACGAGTTAGCTAAAACCCCCTTTCATAAAAACGTTCCGGTTCGACTGAAGGCCGTGAGCAATCTTTAG
- a CDS encoding TIGR02147 family protein, with the protein MNSLKYEDLNLDIYQYQDCRSLLKDYFEKCQELDKRYSFRYFSKTLGLSSPGYIQAMLQGKKPVSDRLMENMIHLLGLKKETRAYFEMLVRLDRVDFNSPLYQEYYQAIQTIRSKHLQVKSLDEAQYNCISSWYHWVIREMAMMQGASLKVQWLKRCLNRFVPITGKQIMRIVEDLKEARLLEETDGSLVVKDPVVNLGDETSAMMLKRYHMGAMEQGILSLNNKAKDRDYGSVLVATNPEKIQLAREKLRKTRREIMEILQASPEEASLVVSWSYQFFPVAELVENADE; encoded by the coding sequence ATGAACAGCCTGAAATATGAGGATCTCAATCTGGATATCTACCAGTACCAGGATTGCAGATCGTTGCTGAAAGATTATTTTGAAAAATGTCAGGAACTGGATAAACGTTATTCATTCCGGTATTTCAGCAAAACCCTTGGACTCAGCTCTCCCGGATACATTCAGGCAATGCTCCAGGGTAAAAAACCGGTTTCAGACAGGTTGATGGAAAACATGATCCATCTTCTCGGTTTGAAAAAAGAAACGAGGGCCTATTTTGAAATGCTGGTGCGACTGGACCGGGTGGACTTCAACAGTCCGCTATATCAGGAATATTATCAGGCCATTCAGACCATTCGTTCCAAACATCTACAGGTGAAATCTCTGGATGAGGCCCAATACAACTGCATTTCATCGTGGTACCATTGGGTGATTCGTGAAATGGCCATGATGCAAGGTGCCAGCCTCAAAGTTCAATGGCTGAAGCGTTGTCTCAATCGCTTTGTTCCTATCACTGGAAAACAAATCATGCGCATCGTCGAGGATTTGAAAGAGGCCAGACTGCTGGAAGAAACAGATGGAAGCCTTGTGGTCAAGGACCCTGTTGTGAATCTGGGTGATGAAACCAGTGCGATGATGTTGAAACGCTATCACATGGGCGCCATGGAGCAGGGTATTTTAAGCCTGAACAATAAAGCAAAAGACAGAGATTATGGTTCTGTTCTGGTTGCGACCAATCCTGAGAAAATTCAACTGGCCCGTGAAAAACTTAGAAAAACCCGCAGGGAAATCATGGAAATTTTACAGGCATCGCCAGAAGAAGCGTCCCTGGTGGTTTCCTGGTCCTATCAGTTTTTTCCTGTGGCAGAACTGGTCGAAAACGCTGATGAATAA